The proteins below come from a single Chitinophaga pinensis DSM 2588 genomic window:
- a CDS encoding TonB-dependent receptor domain-containing protein, whose protein sequence is MKQNKILVLLLFLAFPGQQLFAQERYYRLPVTVRDTSGQSLIGVTVRVNAADNTSKTISGGSTDGEGHFEFRLPKGIYILSLTYIGFQPVSQRINVPSDGEFKLVMRSGGTGLQEVIVRGQSKTNPVKNLEMGVQSINLSTLRKMPALLGEVDVVRSVLSLPGVSSVGEGSSGFNVRGGNVDQNLVLMDGAPVFNTSHLFGLFSVFNPEVVQDVKLIKGGITPDYGGRLSSVMDIKLKSGSPDSLRGAGGIGSVSARLSAGFPILHNKGSVFIAARRTYADQFLKLSSDENLNSTVAYFQDFNGKVDYQLSTKDRISLAGYWGNDKLGLQKDFTIGYDNANAAATYLHEFSSGFSAKTTFLFSQYRSNLGVLQEPQSLLSKQYIRQYALKTDWHYRRNEAIDLTFGLSAIRYDVNPGVQTPLTESSVFNTTTSARQAGNELGFYLNNAHKFSKKLSAQYGIRFSYFGAVAAQNGPVYTYGGMPGKELLPVLTTEFKKGAAIKNYGNVEPRVSLRYLLSESASIKAGYNRMAQYVHLISATTASTPLDAWMISTNNIRPELADQFSLGYFMTKHSYELSAEAYYKTMSNQIDVINGTEPIGNQDVEKDLVYGKGRSYGLELYLKKNTGKLNGFASYTLSKTERQMNGVNNGDWYNAKYDRTHNLNLVVVYNYSNKWTFSSNYVYQTGVAATFPSGRSEFQGIIVPYNNGDLRNNYRYSPYSRLDLSATLFVRHRAGSRFSSNWVFSLYNVLNRKNVYALYFKQDNANPNKTIANQLSVIGSIIPGVTWNFNF, encoded by the coding sequence ATGAAGCAAAACAAAATCCTGGTGCTGCTCCTGTTTTTGGCGTTTCCAGGCCAGCAACTATTTGCCCAGGAAAGATACTACCGATTGCCCGTTACAGTACGGGACACTTCTGGTCAAAGTCTCATAGGTGTGACGGTTCGCGTAAACGCAGCAGATAACACATCGAAAACCATTTCGGGCGGTTCGACGGATGGAGAGGGCCATTTTGAATTCCGTCTTCCAAAAGGTATCTATATTCTTTCCCTTACCTATATCGGTTTTCAGCCCGTCAGTCAGCGCATCAATGTCCCTTCAGATGGAGAGTTTAAGTTAGTGATGCGTAGTGGCGGTACTGGGCTGCAAGAAGTAATAGTCAGGGGACAAAGCAAGACCAACCCGGTTAAAAATCTGGAAATGGGGGTGCAATCTATCAATCTGTCTACACTGCGGAAGATGCCTGCGCTGCTTGGAGAAGTGGATGTGGTGCGTAGTGTATTGTCGCTACCAGGTGTAAGTTCGGTAGGGGAAGGATCAAGCGGTTTTAATGTCCGTGGAGGAAACGTTGATCAGAATCTGGTATTGATGGATGGCGCCCCTGTTTTCAATACATCGCACTTGTTTGGATTGTTCTCTGTGTTCAATCCCGAGGTGGTACAGGATGTGAAGCTGATAAAAGGGGGGATAACGCCGGACTATGGCGGGAGATTGTCTTCAGTGATGGATATTAAACTGAAAAGTGGCAGTCCTGATTCTCTCCGGGGGGCCGGGGGAATCGGATCCGTATCAGCCAGACTGTCCGCAGGCTTTCCCATTTTGCATAACAAAGGGTCTGTTTTCATTGCGGCCCGCCGGACCTATGCCGATCAGTTCCTAAAACTCTCTTCAGACGAAAATCTCAATTCCACCGTTGCCTATTTTCAGGACTTTAACGGTAAAGTAGATTATCAGCTTAGTACAAAAGATCGCATCAGTCTCGCCGGGTACTGGGGGAACGATAAACTGGGTCTGCAGAAAGATTTTACCATAGGCTATGATAACGCGAATGCTGCTGCAACCTATCTTCATGAATTTTCTTCAGGTTTTTCTGCGAAGACTACATTCTTATTTAGCCAATACAGGAGTAATCTTGGTGTACTACAGGAGCCGCAATCGCTGCTGAGTAAACAGTATATCAGACAATACGCGTTAAAAACCGACTGGCACTATCGAAGGAATGAAGCGATTGATCTGACCTTCGGATTATCCGCTATCCGGTATGATGTTAATCCAGGTGTACAAACACCGCTGACAGAGAGCTCGGTCTTTAACACTACTACATCGGCAAGACAGGCGGGTAATGAACTCGGTTTTTACCTGAATAATGCCCATAAATTCAGCAAAAAGTTATCTGCCCAGTACGGTATTCGGTTTTCTTATTTCGGCGCTGTAGCGGCCCAAAATGGGCCTGTATATACCTATGGCGGTATGCCGGGCAAAGAGCTGTTACCTGTACTGACAACGGAATTTAAGAAAGGGGCGGCTATAAAAAACTATGGGAATGTTGAGCCGCGGGTATCCCTCAGATATTTGTTATCAGAGAGTGCTTCGATAAAAGCCGGTTATAACCGGATGGCGCAGTATGTACACCTGATCTCCGCTACCACAGCCTCTACGCCGCTGGACGCCTGGATGATTTCGACCAATAACATCAGACCAGAATTGGCCGACCAATTCTCATTGGGGTATTTTATGACAAAGCATAGCTATGAGCTGTCAGCAGAAGCATACTACAAGACGATGAGTAATCAGATTGACGTGATCAACGGGACAGAGCCGATTGGTAATCAGGATGTTGAGAAGGACCTTGTTTATGGAAAGGGCCGTTCATATGGACTGGAACTCTACCTGAAGAAAAATACAGGGAAGCTGAACGGCTTTGCCAGCTACACATTGAGTAAAACAGAACGGCAGATGAATGGTGTCAATAATGGGGACTGGTATAATGCCAAGTATGACCGTACCCATAACCTGAATTTGGTTGTTGTATATAACTATAGCAACAAATGGACATTTTCTTCTAATTATGTCTATCAGACCGGCGTGGCTGCCACTTTTCCTTCCGGTCGCAGTGAGTTTCAGGGGATTATCGTTCCCTACAACAACGGCGATTTACGTAATAATTACCGGTATAGTCCTTATAGCCGGCTTGACCTTTCTGCCACATTATTCGTCCGGCATCGCGCAGGCAGCCGATTTAGCAGTAACTGGGTGTTTTCCCTATACAATGTGCTGAACCGCAAAAATGTGTATGCGCTATACTTCAAACAGGATAATGCCAACCCGAACAAAACAATTGCGAATCAGTTGTCAGTCATCGGCTCTATTATCCCGGGTGTTACCTGGAATTTCAACTTTTAG
- a CDS encoding DUF4249 family protein, with protein MRKDIILLFAFLTLVLNACEKSLPSVPLRSGTPVLNVDGWITDREAGDTIRLTKTIDFFDQHNVPPVTGQVSCFRMIISTRNSWNRQHRACL; from the coding sequence ATGAGAAAAGATATAATTCTGTTATTTGCATTTTTAACACTGGTGTTAAATGCCTGTGAAAAAAGTTTACCTAGCGTTCCGCTTCGCTCCGGTACGCCTGTACTCAACGTAGATGGCTGGATCACCGACCGGGAAGCCGGGGACACGATCAGGCTTACTAAAACCATTGATTTCTTTGACCAGCATAATGTGCCGCCGGTGACGGGGCAAGTATCCTGCTTTCGGATGATCATCAGCACACGGAACAGCTGGAACAGGCAGCACCGGGCGTGTTTGTAA
- a CDS encoding LysR family transcriptional regulator, whose amino-acid sequence MLNLEWFRTFKAVYETGNLSTAAQALFISQPGVSVHLNSLEAYTGYRLFERVTKKMIPTERGIILYNCIIDPINKLEDAEESFHRNSSVEKPTISVGMGFEIFKYTLEEHLAQLPFNLVLRFGEYRQILQELDTGKLDLVLTPKKGSETNLEYIPFTKERIILICGSETDTEQFDTLLLTNEKTAIREWLKEQIWYTTAADMEYLEHFWMANFDCLPDLKPNYIVPYYSSILRCLSKGKGFAVIPDFLAKKELALKSVKLAWEGSPHVENILHFGKRKKTIYSNEIRQLEQILTENWF is encoded by the coding sequence ATGTTAAATTTGGAATGGTTTAGAACATTTAAAGCAGTTTATGAGACGGGCAACCTATCTACTGCAGCGCAAGCACTGTTCATTTCCCAACCCGGCGTAAGCGTCCATCTCAATTCCCTGGAGGCTTATACAGGATATCGCTTATTTGAACGGGTCACAAAAAAGATGATCCCTACTGAGCGGGGCATCATACTGTACAATTGTATCATAGACCCTATCAACAAATTAGAAGACGCCGAAGAATCGTTCCACAGGAATTCCAGTGTGGAGAAGCCAACGATCAGTGTAGGTATGGGCTTTGAAATCTTCAAATACACGCTTGAAGAGCATCTCGCACAGCTACCTTTCAATCTCGTCTTACGGTTTGGGGAATATCGTCAGATTCTGCAGGAACTTGACACAGGGAAGCTGGACCTGGTATTGACGCCGAAAAAAGGGAGTGAAACAAACCTGGAATATATTCCGTTTACAAAAGAGCGTATCATTCTGATTTGTGGCAGTGAAACAGACACCGAACAATTTGATACCCTGCTACTGACCAACGAAAAAACCGCGATCAGGGAATGGTTGAAGGAGCAGATATGGTACACCACCGCAGCCGATATGGAATACCTTGAGCATTTTTGGATGGCAAATTTTGATTGCTTGCCAGATCTTAAGCCCAACTATATCGTTCCTTATTACTCTTCTATACTCCGTTGCCTCAGCAAAGGGAAAGGATTCGCGGTAATACCGGATTTTCTTGCAAAGAAAGAACTTGCGCTTAAATCGGTTAAACTCGCCTGGGAGGGCAGTCCCCATGTGGAAAATATCCTGCATTTTGGCAAGCGGAAAAAAACGATATACTCCAATGAGATCCGGCAGCTGGAACAAATATTGACTGAGAACTGGTTTTAA
- a CDS encoding sigma 54-interacting response regulator, whose translation MTKKVLIVEDEFIVASNLKQVLERSGYEVIGIAASAQEAEEHLQRDKPDIVLLDIRLQGERSGIDIARKLKSEHIAFVYLSANSNQKILEEAKMTYPDGFLVKPYRKKDLLIMLDIAWYRHAHSLETKNNQEIHVQKQITEIITENSDNQQKLLKIAEIMQTCVPFDLITSGLRPLNTGQYNDKGYLRVGFDEYQFIGEKELLTITNLKRPALSVILANSHLDINTNIYNNDPVNEKPNVPSLQKTLIDTFNIQSYLVFPVVLSNGQSFHYFFYSRQKNIYTNIHISLLDNLRTGLATLAEKMIYGENLAISKNTPVHYERKLQGNTLNYPEFRSIIGNHHLLLGALDLAAQVAFYNTSVLILGESGTGKEKLAQAIHLLSPRKNAPFITVNCAAIPVALIESELFGHEKGAFTGAIEKRKGKFEQADGGTIFLDEIGELSPEMQVKILRFLQEKEIQCIGGNSLTKVNVRVIAATNRNLEKEVAAENFRLDLYYRINVFPITLPSLRERRSDIKELSIYFAEKFCSEFNKPFHGIVTSMMEEMIAYDWPGNIRELENVIEQSAILNDGKSKLELKRTLTGKATIPVTTPIKTFEDVKNIQAETEREYIISVLKQADGRVRGANGAAQLMNIKPTTLESKMAKLKIRREDL comes from the coding sequence ATGACGAAAAAAGTACTGATAGTAGAAGACGAATTCATTGTAGCCAGTAATTTGAAGCAGGTATTAGAGCGATCAGGCTATGAAGTAATTGGTATTGCTGCTTCTGCCCAGGAAGCAGAGGAGCATTTACAGCGGGACAAGCCTGATATTGTATTGCTTGATATCCGTTTACAGGGAGAACGTTCCGGTATCGATATTGCCAGGAAATTAAAATCCGAACATATAGCATTTGTCTATTTGTCTGCCAATTCAAACCAGAAAATATTAGAGGAGGCAAAGATGACCTATCCTGACGGGTTTCTGGTTAAGCCATACAGAAAAAAAGACCTGCTGATTATGCTCGATATTGCCTGGTATCGCCATGCGCATAGTCTCGAGACAAAAAACAACCAGGAAATACATGTACAGAAACAGATAACGGAAATAATTACTGAAAATTCGGATAACCAGCAAAAGTTGCTGAAGATCGCGGAGATCATGCAAACCTGTGTACCGTTCGATCTTATCACATCCGGACTAAGGCCGCTTAATACAGGCCAGTACAACGACAAAGGATATCTGCGTGTTGGATTCGACGAGTACCAGTTTATTGGTGAAAAAGAACTGCTTACAATCACTAATCTGAAGAGGCCAGCGCTATCCGTCATCCTGGCAAACAGCCATCTGGATATAAATACGAACATTTATAACAATGACCCTGTCAATGAAAAACCGAATGTACCATCACTGCAAAAAACATTGATTGATACGTTTAATATTCAATCTTATCTCGTATTTCCGGTTGTACTGAGCAATGGACAATCTTTTCACTACTTCTTTTACAGTCGCCAAAAGAATATTTACACGAATATTCACATATCCTTACTGGACAATTTGAGAACGGGTCTGGCAACATTAGCCGAAAAAATGATTTACGGAGAAAATCTGGCCATTTCTAAAAATACGCCTGTTCACTATGAAAGAAAACTACAGGGAAACACACTGAATTACCCCGAATTCCGGAGCATCATCGGCAACCATCATTTGTTGCTGGGAGCACTGGACCTTGCTGCACAGGTAGCGTTTTATAATACATCCGTATTAATCCTTGGCGAAAGCGGCACCGGGAAAGAAAAGCTGGCACAGGCTATTCATTTATTGTCGCCAAGAAAAAATGCACCCTTTATCACAGTAAACTGCGCAGCCATTCCGGTTGCACTTATAGAATCGGAATTATTCGGTCACGAAAAAGGCGCATTTACCGGTGCTATAGAGAAAAGAAAAGGTAAGTTCGAACAAGCTGATGGTGGAACTATTTTCTTAGATGAGATCGGGGAATTGTCTCCGGAGATGCAGGTGAAAATTCTACGCTTTTTACAGGAAAAGGAAATTCAATGTATTGGCGGCAACTCACTTACAAAAGTAAATGTGCGCGTAATAGCCGCTACCAACCGTAACCTTGAGAAAGAGGTCGCTGCGGAAAACTTCCGGCTTGACCTATATTACCGCATTAATGTTTTCCCTATTACACTACCGTCATTGCGGGAACGTAGAAGTGATATCAAAGAATTGTCCATTTATTTTGCGGAAAAATTCTGTAGTGAATTTAATAAACCCTTTCATGGCATTGTCACCTCCATGATGGAAGAAATGATTGCTTATGACTGGCCGGGGAATATCCGGGAACTGGAGAATGTTATAGAACAGTCGGCCATTCTAAATGATGGCAAGTCAAAATTAGAGCTGAAACGAACACTTACAGGGAAGGCCACAATACCTGTCACAACACCAATTAAAACGTTTGAAGATGTGAAAAACATCCAGGCTGAAACAGAACGGGAATATATCATTTCAGTACTCAAACAGGCGGATGGCCGCGTTCGTGGCGCCAATGGCGCCGCTCAGTTAATGAATATCAAACCTACCACGCTGGAATCCAAAATGGCAAAGCTGAAAATCAGACGGGAAGATCTGTAG
- a CDS encoding putative quinol monooxygenase, with protein MKIRRIWEIVLGFLRVKNEQAAVLTQYHVKTSYQDQFLAILSQYTLSAIEATGNVMAEAYYERGDGCVMWVIERWSCRTSYRENKRSAAAKAVDALSKVGIAGPVKTFFLQELEIFSKDINRDALTILLFVDVIPGTEKLFKSINHDLMPVLRQTPGVLWFQLSQLISHKTRFVVYKKLRNWDTFQYHLKEPALTPLMKFLQTSVAIPPFENGYHHLIQFGQP; from the coding sequence ATGAAAATTCGCAGAATATGGGAGATCGTCTTGGGATTTTTGCGTGTAAAAAATGAGCAGGCTGCTGTTTTAACCCAGTACCACGTAAAAACTTCTTATCAGGATCAGTTTTTAGCAATTTTGAGCCAATATACGCTTAGCGCCATCGAGGCAACCGGCAATGTAATGGCAGAAGCCTATTATGAGAGAGGAGATGGCTGTGTAATGTGGGTGATAGAACGATGGAGTTGTCGGACTTCTTATAGAGAAAATAAAAGAAGTGCCGCAGCGAAAGCTGTGGATGCACTAAGCAAAGTTGGAATAGCGGGACCAGTGAAAACTTTTTTCTTACAAGAGCTGGAAATATTTTCTAAAGACATTAACCGTGATGCGCTAACCATCTTATTATTTGTAGATGTAATACCTGGTACTGAAAAGCTTTTTAAATCCATCAACCATGATTTAATGCCTGTACTCAGGCAAACGCCAGGAGTCTTGTGGTTTCAATTAAGCCAGCTAATAAGCCACAAAACCAGGTTTGTAGTTTATAAGAAATTACGTAACTGGGACACCTTTCAATATCATTTAAAAGAGCCGGCACTGACGCCTTTAATGAAATTTCTGCAAACTTCTGTCGCAATACCTCCATTTGAAAACGGGTATCATCACCTTATTCAATTTGGACAACCTTAA
- a CDS encoding alpha/beta fold hydrolase produces MENKTHYRSANISGVDIFYREAGPANAPVLLLLHGYPTSSHMYRNLINDLSDQYHLIAPDYPGYGRSEQPPMADFEYSFANYARIMEALLKHLNVEKFSLYLMDYGAPVGWTLASKYPDRIETIIVQNGCCYEEGLETFWDPIKALWKDRNDKDAIKACQAFHSPDGLKWQYTHHVPDESAISPDNWEIDLRHLQRPENDDIQIALFYDYRNNVKQYPKWQEYLRTSNPEMLIVYGKDDYIFPGVGAEAFKKDVKNLEFHLYPTGHFALESFGDEITATIRDFLGRKLSGRKVQSALTESV; encoded by the coding sequence ATGGAAAACAAAACACATTATCGCTCAGCAAACATTAGTGGCGTAGATATCTTTTATAGGGAGGCGGGGCCTGCCAATGCACCGGTGTTACTGTTGTTGCATGGTTATCCAACCTCTTCGCATATGTATCGGAACCTGATCAATGATTTGTCTGATCAATATCATTTGATTGCCCCTGATTATCCGGGTTATGGAAGAAGTGAACAGCCGCCTATGGCCGATTTTGAGTATAGTTTTGCAAACTATGCCAGGATAATGGAAGCATTGCTGAAACATCTGAATGTTGAAAAGTTCAGCCTTTATCTGATGGATTATGGCGCTCCCGTTGGCTGGACGCTCGCCTCAAAATATCCGGATAGGATAGAGACTATCATCGTACAGAACGGCTGTTGCTATGAAGAAGGATTAGAAACCTTCTGGGATCCTATTAAGGCACTCTGGAAAGACAGGAATGATAAGGATGCTATTAAGGCATGTCAGGCATTCCATAGCCCCGATGGTTTGAAATGGCAATACACACATCATGTTCCGGATGAAAGCGCTATATCTCCTGATAACTGGGAAATTGATCTCAGGCACCTGCAGCGCCCTGAAAATGATGATATCCAGATTGCATTGTTTTACGATTATCGCAACAATGTAAAGCAGTATCCTAAATGGCAGGAATACTTACGTACCAGCAATCCGGAAATGTTAATAGTATATGGAAAGGACGATTATATTTTCCCTGGTGTTGGTGCAGAAGCATTTAAAAAAGATGTGAAGAATCTTGAGTTTCATCTTTATCCAACAGGGCATTTTGCACTTGAAAGCTTTGGTGATGAAATTACCGCTACCATACGGGACTTTTTAGGCAGGAAATTGAGTGGCCGTAAGGTACAGAGCGCATTAACCGAATCAGTATAA
- a CDS encoding pyridoxamine 5'-phosphate oxidase family protein: MNYSSLAFTDAVRDMQEKLGSRKSYARLENRNYVDGLTENEMAFISDRDSFYMATIGENGYPYIQHRGGPKGFVKVLNATQMGIIDYKGNAQYITVGNITDNNHVSVIMVDYPTRTRLKLYASARIVELEDDPVLYEQLRTDGYQFRPERMMLFDIDAYDWNCPQHITPRYSLEEINKAFASQRQYILQLETELKKLKERPVADE, encoded by the coding sequence ATGAATTATTCATCACTGGCATTTACAGATGCGGTCAGAGATATGCAGGAAAAATTGGGTAGCCGTAAAAGCTATGCCCGTCTGGAGAATAGAAACTATGTAGATGGTCTGACAGAGAATGAAATGGCATTTATTTCAGACCGGGATAGCTTTTATATGGCTACCATCGGGGAGAATGGATATCCTTATATACAACATCGGGGTGGTCCCAAAGGATTTGTCAAGGTGTTGAATGCAACACAGATGGGCATTATTGACTATAAAGGAAACGCCCAGTATATCACGGTTGGCAATATTACCGACAACAATCATGTATCAGTGATCATGGTGGATTATCCAACGAGAACAAGACTGAAATTGTATGCCAGTGCCAGGATTGTAGAACTGGAGGATGACCCCGTGCTGTATGAACAACTTCGTACTGATGGTTATCAGTTTCGCCCGGAAAGGATGATGTTGTTTGATATAGACGCCTACGACTGGAATTGTCCGCAACACATCACGCCCCGGTATTCCCTTGAGGAGATCAATAAAGCTTTTGCATCACAACGCCAATACATTTTGCAATTAGAAACCGAACTGAAGAAACTGAAGGAAAGACCAGTGGCTGACGAGTAA
- a CDS encoding sensor histidine kinase, which yields MDKTIIKDKWIRIIGVPTIVVLLILMDDTGPDHISTEMLLFKLFRNAFFVLCYWESNRMLFTYMRNRYPDLRDTSKRILHHLLLFIVYMLFAGLIFTMINVRLPQNSHEDFWSEYLEILRKSAVLLGVVTVIYECVYYFGLYEKSQLESERLKKEALISQVELLRSQISPHFLFNSLNALITMVPEDPQLSVLFIQKLSNVYRHVLSYNGRDVIDLQTEKNFLDDYIFLHQIRFHSNLIVKFQLPDKLDHLSLIPFTLQMLVENAIKHNIISTRKPLTIQIAVNKNFIVVSNNLQKKTSGVESTNTGLKNIINRYELLNGKQVDVTVTPTEFRVSLPLIVSNEGL from the coding sequence ATGGATAAAACAATTATAAAAGATAAATGGATCCGCATTATTGGCGTGCCGACAATTGTCGTCCTGCTGATTTTGATGGATGATACAGGTCCGGATCACATCAGTACAGAAATGCTGCTTTTTAAGTTATTCCGGAATGCTTTTTTTGTACTCTGCTATTGGGAAAGCAACCGTATGTTGTTTACCTATATGCGGAACAGATATCCGGATCTGAGAGATACATCGAAGCGTATCCTGCATCATCTGTTACTATTTATCGTTTATATGCTATTTGCAGGGTTGATCTTTACTATGATCAATGTACGTCTTCCGCAGAACAGCCATGAAGATTTCTGGAGTGAGTATCTGGAAATTCTAAGGAAGAGCGCAGTATTGCTGGGTGTGGTCACCGTCATCTACGAATGTGTGTATTACTTCGGACTATATGAAAAAAGTCAGCTGGAGTCTGAACGTTTAAAAAAAGAAGCATTGATCTCTCAGGTAGAACTGCTGAGGAGTCAGATTAGCCCGCATTTTCTCTTTAACAGCCTGAATGCGCTTATCACTATGGTGCCCGAAGATCCACAGCTCTCTGTGCTTTTCATACAGAAGCTATCCAATGTGTACCGACATGTGCTTAGTTACAATGGCAGGGATGTGATCGATCTGCAAACTGAAAAGAACTTTCTGGATGATTATATTTTTCTGCACCAGATACGTTTTCATTCAAATCTTATCGTCAAATTCCAGCTTCCGGATAAGCTGGATCATCTGTCGCTGATACCATTTACTTTACAGATGCTGGTTGAAAATGCGATTAAGCATAATATCATATCTACTCGCAAACCCTTAACAATTCAGATTGCTGTAAATAAAAACTTTATTGTTGTCTCCAATAATCTTCAGAAAAAAACTTCTGGGGTGGAGTCAACCAACACCGGACTGAAAAACATCATCAACCGCTATGAGCTGCTTAACGGAAAGCAGGTTGATGTGACTGTCACGCCGACAGAATTCCGTGTATCACTTCCATTGATCGTTTCTAATGAAGGCCTATGA
- a CDS encoding DUF4249 family protein: MLLSDDHQHTEQLEQAAPGVFVIKQIRATSGYKYTLTIQAEGETYRAITSVSRLSPVIDSLTFKYYPEGGDHDSVGYRVKIWGQELTGKGDAIRILIRRNGILQNLPDDLNIYNDDNVEGNYVQGLEMNSFTGYKSGDLITVEQWSLDPAAYDFWNQLKTQVDNGGLFAPVPANVPTNVININAASAKVATGYFGASLSVVLPTVELK; the protein is encoded by the coding sequence ATCCTGCTTTCGGATGATCATCAGCACACGGAACAGCTGGAACAGGCAGCACCGGGCGTGTTTGTAATCAAACAGATCAGGGCCACCTCCGGCTATAAATACACACTCACCATTCAGGCTGAAGGAGAAACATATCGGGCAATAACCTCCGTTTCCCGGTTGTCGCCGGTGATTGATTCGCTTACCTTCAAATACTATCCCGAAGGAGGAGACCACGATAGCGTTGGGTACCGTGTTAAGATATGGGGACAGGAATTAACCGGAAAAGGAGATGCCATCCGTATTCTGATCAGGCGGAATGGGATACTGCAAAACTTGCCGGATGATCTTAATATTTATAACGATGACAATGTGGAAGGGAATTATGTACAAGGGCTGGAAATGAATTCTTTCACAGGGTACAAGAGTGGCGATCTGATTACGGTAGAACAATGGTCCCTTGACCCGGCAGCGTACGATTTTTGGAACCAGTTGAAAACGCAGGTTGATAATGGCGGACTATTTGCCCCGGTTCCGGCAAATGTACCAACGAATGTGATCAATATAAATGCAGCATCTGCAAAGGTGGCAACGGGTTATTTCGGCGCATCACTATCCGTTGTATTGCCTACAGTGGAATTGAAGTAA
- a CDS encoding LytR/AlgR family response regulator transcription factor produces MRILIIEDEALAAKRLKTVVLEYDPDIQVLDVIDSVEDAVYWLENNQPPDLIFMDIMLADGQSFEIFEQTDVRTPVIFTTAFDEFAIRAFKVNSIDYLLKPIEPELLKAAMKKFRSLSPRTEDLKAVLESLLISPLRDREVQPAYKTRFLIKQGDKFIPLSVTDVAFFSVEDKLSFLYTTEGKRYMLDYTFDELDKMLDPQLFFRLNRQYITTFGAVKTVHNYFNGKLKVYVKPEVAGGIVVSKSRANSLKMWLNR; encoded by the coding sequence ATGAGAATATTGATAATTGAAGACGAGGCCCTGGCGGCAAAAAGACTAAAGACTGTGGTCCTTGAATATGATCCGGACATCCAGGTACTTGATGTCATAGACAGTGTTGAGGATGCTGTGTACTGGCTAGAGAATAATCAGCCGCCTGATCTCATTTTCATGGATATCATGTTGGCTGATGGCCAGTCCTTTGAGATATTTGAGCAGACGGATGTCCGCACCCCTGTGATCTTTACAACAGCCTTCGATGAATTTGCGATACGGGCATTCAAGGTCAATAGTATCGATTATTTATTGAAGCCAATTGAGCCTGAGTTGCTGAAAGCGGCTATGAAGAAATTCCGTTCGCTGTCGCCACGTACTGAGGATTTGAAGGCAGTGCTGGAGTCATTATTGATTAGTCCACTAAGAGACCGGGAGGTGCAGCCGGCTTATAAAACGCGCTTTCTGATCAAACAGGGGGATAAGTTTATTCCTCTTTCTGTTACTGATGTGGCATTTTTCAGTGTAGAGGACAAATTGTCCTTCCTCTATACAACAGAGGGTAAGAGATATATGCTGGATTATACATTTGATGAACTGGATAAAATGCTGGATCCACAGCTCTTTTTCCGTCTTAACAGGCAATATATCACAACTTTCGGAGCGGTGAAAACAGTACATAATTATTTTAATGGCAAGTTAAAGGTGTATGTTAAGCCTGAAGTGGCCGGAGGGATTGTCGTGAGTAAGAGTCGGGCAAATTCATTGAAGATGTGGCTTAACCGCTGA